The Schistosoma mansoni, WGS project CABG00000000 data, supercontig 0248, strain Puerto Rico, whole genome shotgun sequence genomic interval agatatattatATCCATAGTGTGATAAAATGTGACAACCCACTCGGAAAAATTGAGTGATTAAAAGAATAttgagttgttttttttctgtcataatatatatgtattcatgtGTCTATGTGATAGCCTGGCGGTATTATTATGGTTTGTTGTTGCAGATTAAATCAGTATACACGCCCACTAATTGGTTGTTGTTGAGCCACAGTCACAGGTGTTGGATAAGGAAATCCACTACCGACACCGCCGCCAATCGATGTGGGACCAGTAACAAAATTACTGTCGAAACcagatgatgatggtgatgggTTATACGGTGGAGCTGCCTGTTGCATTGGTGTCACATCGTCAAGATCGTCTTCCTTAAAGAGAGAGCAAAAAAGGAATCGATGTCGAGAGTGTAACGatttttgatatttatttagttacaAGATGTACAATAATGTGGCTAGTATAAAGACAAAACGCTATTGAAAAATGATGTGCTATATTAACTAACTAAAcaaaattgtattattattgCATGATATATGTGTTTCGCTTGAATATTGAAAGATGAGAGGAGATATATCATACTATGCATTATTCTACAGTCGTGAAGTATGACTGAGCTGGGTAGGTAAGTACATGTAGTCTACTTGGTTGGGAGTTCGCGcgattataataaacaatggtTGCAGATGCTGTTTGACATGCCTCAGAATCAGTCACAATGGTACAAATGCATTCACTTTATATCTTTCCTCCAAAATTAGCTGATACATTTTCTAAAATTCCATGAActcatttttttcaaatcatcAACTTGCATATACTTAGTGTTTTGTTTTATCACTGAAACTTTTACTACTTTACTACTCTGGcagttattttaataattttatctgTGTTGATATGCTGTGGCAACTTCAACCGATATATGTATGTGCCGGGTTCTATGTTGcctatgactgactgactgaccaaatAAAGTAAAATATGAGCACAGGCTACGGGTAAATGTTCTTTATTTCTTGACTATGGTAAGGCCATCAAATGAGTAATGCTGACGTTGGGGTATTAATAATTCTAGAAAAATGTCAAGCAGATGCTTAGATTACAAGCAACAAGTTGATGTTTAGAACATGTTACAGAATCGCCACCTACTTACCCCGAGTTGACATAGGAGTGTAAGGTGAGAAAGAGTTATGGTCTGGGCAGATCCAAATGTAGTCAATTCATATTACTAATTGTTGGTTTAAGGAATGTTAGTAATTACAGATATCCTAGGTGTGGGGTTCATGCAATAACTGTAATCTATGAATGGAAACGTCGGGTTGCATGAAATATTAAATCAATCCCATTCATTCTTGATCTTTCGCTAAATGTTAGGCTAAAAATCATTCCACGTCCTCTACACTCTTTAATCTTGTTCATCCTCTCCGAACTATACTCTTTCGTTGTCTGTTGCAGCTGATAGTGTGTTGCTTTTCCTTTGTTACTCATCTTGTTGGTATCTCCATTACTGCACTGCTGATAAAGGTTGCATCAATTTGGATTGATATACAATCGTTTTACAAATCTTAACATTGCCTATGACTGACAACATTATGGGGAATTATCATATgtatattaaataatatttcttGACAAGATTATTTATATGTCAACAATTAGGTCCGATTACCGAATGTGGGGTAGTGGATACACATTGGTGAGGAGTTCCGTACTAGGACGGCGGAatggccgtccagcgcttccagattTCGACGGgtagtctagctaagatcagttcgtggtACGAACCGTAATTCTACAATCTCCGCAAATCTCATAtacaaattttaatatttaaaaaggGAAGAATTGACCGGAAAAAATGTACAAGTAGAAGAGAACAtcttaaatttcaaaataacatatttaaaccgtatatatatatatatatatatatatatatatatatatatatatatatcacccaATGTCTCTAACTGTTGATCACGATAATCACAAACAGATAATTGGAATCTACCAAAAACCGatgatttaataataataataaatcctgAAAATAGGCACGAAATGCATACCGGTTTATAGGCGTGATCATGGACTGATATCGTACCTTGGTTTCGAAATGCCTAACGCATTTTTTAGCCAGTTCAACCGATGAAAATTCATTATATCATCAGTCGATTTGTCATATTTGCCTAGCACTCTATGCCTGATCTTGATATCTTTCGCTCTACCATTGATTAAAGTTGGGAATCTAGACTAATAGATCAAAGCTAACTAATTTGCATCCTATGATGCTCATACACTATGAGACCAGTAACTTTGAGTTCTAGAGGAGTGACGGACATACTATGCAATAGGATGAAGCAGCTGACTAACGGTCCTTCCCCTGATTGTTCCCATGGTTATTCATCTGATAACATGCTAATTATTTAATACACATACTTCTTGATATAACTGGGTAACAAAAGATTCGTGCCATATAAATGCAATGATAATGTTGCGAAAAAATAAGTGACAAGGGTACCGTGCAGTGAATAAATATGTGAACAAGAATAGTGTATAACCGGACAAATAGTTTGGTCAAAAATCAAATCAAGACTTTTGTTTAATTGACGAAGTTCCTCATATTATTTATGATAGgtttaaaagaaaaatgaaggagGATTGCCATTTGGCAGAAGATATGTCCGATAACGTCACAAGTCACTGAGTAGTAGAATCTCCAGGATCCCAATTAGGAAGCTGTGATGAATCGACAAACGTTAGTCCGATTTAGTTTTCTTTCATATTATGAGGCTGTCATAACTTACCATCTTTCTACTTTTTCCACCCAGTCCCATAGTCAGCAAAAAAATGCACGATGTGGACAGTTGTCACCGAAATAAGTGTTTCACAATGGTGACACCAACTGAACTATCCTCACTGAGCCTAAATACATATTCTTTAGCCTAAGggtttgttatatctagaacttagattcttagtatgccgagtataacttgagcactcgaatgcTAGAACCTTCCCCAGtcgcaaatgagaagacagaagacaagtggaaggaattttattccaaaaagtgtcaattatggtacaaaactgtcaggtatttatattttttagtaaaaacgaaaacatcattatagttatctaaTCCGCATACAGGGGGATATTAGCATTTGTCTAATAGGGAATCTACATGTAGTGATTCTgaaatattcttccaaaagaagattggatggaatatcttcggctTTTTCTGAGCTTCCTCGAGTTCACACGTGGACCGTCCTCACACCTTCCCCCTCCTCTGCTGTGTAAAACTTTTTTCTCGGATCCACCTGAAACTTGGTTACCGCATTCCCCTTGCGGTTCATCACTCTGGAAAGTTGTACTGCTTTGCCCTTGCGTCGTTTATCTCTTCTACATTCGCGCTCTTGAAGGCTTCTCCGAGATGAACACACGAGCGATTGAAACGGGAGTCGGTTTCGTGGGGTCAATGTTCTGCCGTCCCTTTGAATTTAATTTATGTGTCTTATACACGCTCCGACATTTCTCCGGATTATGTAAAGTACACTTCCGATCCGACGTTCTATAACACCTGGTTCCTATTACATATcaccttgatacgatttaacAAGTACCCTTTCACCCATCTGGAAGCTACGAGTGACCATACGATACTCATTCGTGGGTTTATTTGTCTTTCTGGGTGGCAACATACTGTTAAAGACTGTCCAGATTTTCCTTCCGGACATACACTCGGCTGGTGACATTCCTTCTGGTACTGCCGGATTAGGGGTAACTCTGTAAGATATTAGGAACTTACTGATCACTTGTTCTGGGATACCCTCTCTTCTCCCTTTGACCAGAGCTCTTTTTATCGTATGCACGAATCTTTCTGTTTGGTCATTCGACTGAGGATGGTACGGAGAAGACTGTAGATGCGATATGCCATTTTCACTGCAAAACCGTTTAAAGCAGATGACATAAACTGAGTGCCGTTGTCAGTTACTAAGATCTCTGGAACCTCAAAACAAGCAAACAATCCTGACAATCTTCTTATTATGCTCTCTGATGTCATTTTCGGTATGTCATATACTTTTGGCCATTTTGTGAAAGTATCGACAACAACCAAGTAATTTCTGCCTTGTATTGGACCGGCGAAATTGGCGTGTATTCTTTGCCAAGGTCCGTCCGGTTTCGGCCATGGTTGTGGTTCAATTTTAGTTGGGTTCTTTGCGGTCTTTAAACAGGACTAACAACTGCGACATTTTTGTTCTATATCATGGTCCATTGACGGCCAGTATGGATAGTTCCGATCTagtgttttcattttacttattCCCGGATGCCCGCTATGGAACGATACGGTGGCCAAACATGATGCACGAATCGACAACTGTCAAAGAATCTCGTCGACGAAAATATTGTAAGAGCTCTCCACGTAGTCTAGATGAAAGCCACTTTTGAGTATGCAGCGGCGAACAACCTTCAACGCATTATACTTCTCGCTCGATTTTTTAATGGTTTCGAATGTGACCAGGAGTCCGGAAACTGAGTCTGCCAATACTGTGTGAACCTCTGCCTCAACATTTACGGCAGTTACAAGCACCTCTTCTTGTTTTGCATGGGAACCAATTAATCTTGAGTTTACCCGTGAACCGTCCTCACAGGGTTATTAACATTGTTGCCACCAGGTATCAGCAATTCTTCAGAGACAAGAATGATCAAGCACAAAGGAATCATTGAAGATCCTCTTTGAGATAATCGAGAAAATTTGTAACTCGGGATGAGGATTTTGAAGGTGCTCTTTGTTTCAAGAGCTGGATAGTTTCATCATTTTAGTTGTATCTTTCGTCTTCCATTTCCATCTCACTGAGCAGTTGATTGGTGGTCTATAATATCCAGAAAACAAAACACCACAAATCCATCCATCCACTTACCAtttgattttaaacaaaataataagatTGAATGGAGGAATACTAACTACTTACCTTCTCTCACTTCCCTAGCTAAAACATAAACACACAATTCACTTACATTAAGTTGCATTTTTGCTTCAATATCTTCATCGGGCGGTGGTTTCGGTTTGTATAAACCACAGCAAAAGTTGAAACAACAAAAGCAGCAACAACAGAAGAAACAACCGGTGATCAAGAAGAGGAAGATGAAAAGTGCCTATGGGaaaattttcgaaaaaaaagaCAATGAAGAAACATATATCAATTAGATTTAGGGGAGCAGTAACTGATGAGATTCAAAACCCGATAATAGGCATTAAAggaataaaaattatatttgtaaaaatctcagagattgaattttaaataaatctaaCGTTTCACTCGGTAATCTGATTCAAGTTTtctcaaggaaatataataaaacactaaaattatcaaatataagTGCACATTTCACCGGTTAACTGAACATCAAATAATCCGTCCAATCATGTTAATAATGTCAAAAGAAAAAATTTGCTGAAGTGCGTAGGAGTCACTATTTGGTGTAAAAAGTAAAGGGATTGTGTTAAGATAACAGTTGTATTTATagatatcattaccaagttttgatttgataatttcgaataaattgagcattgggtagattgttataaattaattaatatatttgtaatatcccaatgagtagaaaaattagatttggttatttattctctggagaagtggcttacactgagtcacgaaacgtcagaaaatataatttttctattcattgggatattacaaatatactatttaGTTGTATGCAAATCTGATATGAGAAAAAATTCATTGACGATACATCGCCTTTGATTAGGGATTTTCATAAATATAATTTCGTCTCCGAGGTTTCAGATTAACTCCACGCCCAACCACTGTAAAACTGTCGGTTTAAATTTAGATGAAAGTACTTACAATACGATAACAGATTAATTGTGTTTCACTAAGGGATAAGAGACTTAGCAATATTTAGATGCTAAGGTGCTTAAACTCAACAAGACAAAAGAATAGGGGCCCAATTGAGTGACTCATAAAATGTTAAGGAGGAAGTGTGTACTTTCTTATAGAAAAACAGAACATAAGAAAAAAACCCAACATGTAGGTAACATTTTGTACAGTTGTTTTCCCTTTATCATCACGAAGAGAGCAAAGACAAAGACTTGAGTAGAACAACatagattcattttattttgttgggttctcgtcagctgcttccaacttttaatattttaaaatcattatTACAAAATGGACTGAAATTACCTACATAAACCAATTTAGTTGGAAGTTATTGTGAATGAACATCAGTGTAGTGTACCaaagatgtaaataaatttaagaaagtaaataagataatccatatatatatatatatcttgtgtGGGAGAACGTTCTACATCACTAATGATAACAAAAAACCAAGGGACTAGAAACAAGTAGTTACGTAATGAATAAACCTTAACATTTTTACCTGTTATTAGAGCTTGCTCATTACGCAaccaaaattttatttaatcccttaaatttatttacatctttGATATACTATACTGGTGTGTATTCATAATAACttctaaataaactaatttatgTAAGTGATTTTAAATCATTTTGTGATTATGcttttaaaatattaaagatTGTAAACAGCTGACGAGAatccaataaaataaaatgagcaCATAACATTTAAACACGACGCATGAATTTATGAAGACACTTGACGATAAAACTAAAGAAACAAATGTATAAGTATTCATCTATTCGGCTACAAAGCATTCTTCTGTACTCTATTCTTAACCATTACTGCTAACAATATCAACCCAAACTCTTAATTCTAACACTAATCATTTATGGGTGTTCATGCATTAAATTACCTATTTGTATAGCCTGCATTCTGATTGGTTGGCAACTAATCTTTCTTTAGAGAGTTAGGCATACTTTCACTTCAAAAAGTGTGGTATGATCGTGCAGATTAATGGGTACAGTTGTGTGTTGACAACACgtacaatacaaaaatggatgCAATCGCTTCTCCCTAACTCCATTTATAGAATTTTGACCAAGCCCTAACAGCAATgggaaaataattaaataatggaCTACTATGTTGTACGGTCCAACAATAGGGAACAAACTGCCCACAATAGGACTATTTCAACCGTGTATAGCAGTATACATAAAATCTGAAGGAAATTTTCTATCTTGCCGGTCAACAACCTAAAATAATGGGATTCTAGTTCCAATCACTTTCGTATTAAAATATACTATAACATGAAATGAAACATGAAAGGAAGATTATTTGAAGCCGGTAATATCTAACGAAgactaaatgaatgaatttttctTAATCCGTTGCTAGTTAATTATTTACAGTaccctctattcacagccacatttcggCTTGTCAGCCCAGAATCGTAGTCCAACTGGTGGTCGTCACGTGAAACTAGTCAGGACTCGTAAGCCATAGCAAAGTCAGAAATCTCAACATGTAACTGGAATTATGTATACCTTACAAAACAAACTCGAAAATAGATGTTGATGTTAAGCATTGAAGTATAAATTACGACACAAAACTAATGCGAATCAGTAATCAAATAATGGTGGGTCTATGTACTGCTCAGTCTTGAGCTGCATTTGTAGTATGATGTCTAGTGATAATACCGGGGAGTCCACGCGAAAACAGGTGATTAGAAGGGGTTTGAACAGATCACGGAAATTACTTTGATTTCATTTTAGCCCTTATGCTCTCAGATAGTAAGTGACCCTAGAAAtatcaaaacattttaatttttttgaaaCAATTTTCTGAACGATTTAGTCTTCAATGATGCGCGCTTAACGCTTATAGattattttacttttaataGCTAACTTACACTATCGTACACTGTAGTGATCATTAGAAATAGCAAGTAAACCTTCAATTTTGATGAATGTGAATTTACCACTGAgattttaaaaaagaacaagCTGAACTATTGATGTGCAGGCGACGAAAATAATGATTGGTTTATTGCCTATTTAGTCTGGTAGATAGTCTAACAGATATTAGATGTGTTAAGTATTTTCCTACCCTTATTATTGTAACCTGTCGGTTGTTGGCGTGGAAATATACTCACGATCTGGTCAGGTCAGTCGCGTGTTCTTGATCAGAGTTGTGTTagagtcctgtagaatagacaccgGGTTTATTGTGTATATATTCTTCTAATGCAAATTAGCATCCCATTTGTGTAATTATCACATTGCTTAtttcatttgaacacataaatattcgtacaggggggcaccagatatacatgcaccacacaaaacaatgagaatgtgaaGAGAAAAAGGTTAGGTGTGTATAAGAGAGAAAAAAATCACAGATTAGTGTATGCTAGTGcaatattaagaataataacgGGTGAAACGGAAAGCGtcaagaattctttcagttaaggaagttataaccactctttatgaagaaagtaaaataaagttaTAGCAAGaacgccactggcttctattctgagccatatctgataacgtctctagccactgtgttgcaccgtctctcggaccccagccagggagtcgtgaaggaccaacagaagccagccctttgcagctttctttcatttcacgacaccatgtcatacactgaccacctctccgctttttccaaccaatcccaacatcagcaaataatgcacgacgtggaattctctgggacgaaattcgtaaaacatgtccaagccaccgaagttggtgtttcaagatagtgacactaACTGAACTATCGTCGCTGTGCTCTAACACACAGcaccgaacctctgcattactaacatggtgttgccactggatgtcatcaatccttcggagacaacgatgatcaaacacagagagtcgtctaacatcctcaactcggagaggccaggtttcacaagcat includes:
- a CDS encoding DNAj homolog subfamily C member, putative: ALFIFLFLITGCFFCCCCFCCFNFCCGLYKPKPPPDEDIEAKMQLNEDDLDDVTPMQQAAPPYNPSPSSSGFDSNFVTGPTSIGGGVGSGFPYPTPVTVAQQQPISGRVY